TTGTAGCGACGTCCGTCCCCGGACGTTTCCCCCCTCCGGAATGCAGCGACGTGGTCTTCGCATACCATGTTCCTCGTCACTTGGAGGGTATAGGGTGGCGAGAAGGAAAAGCGGTGGCATGCCACGCGCGGTCCATAGGGGGGCGAGCCCTACGGAGGCGGTTGTGTCGGGAAGACTAGCCGGAAGAATCGGTGGCCGGTCTTTGGTTTGGCTAGTTTATACTCGCTGATGCCGGTGCGTGGAAGAAATTGGGTCGATAGATGAACCCATCGTACCAGGTCGCGACTTTCTTCGATCGTGATGGATGTGCCGGGCTCACCGCGGAACCTCAACGTAAAGCGGCTGGGTTCATCTTCCCCGATCTCCAGCCGTAGGTCGTCATCGGCAATGGTCGCGGTGGCGCTCGCGCCTGGCACGAAGACCGGGTCGGTCAGGGTCCAGAAGGCTTGCCCCCCGATGCCCTCCCAATCGAGCCCCGGGTAGAAGCGGTGGTAGACTCGCCCGTCGGCGCGTCGATGTTCCGATTGAACCGGAATGTCGACGCTGAGTTGGATGGTCTTCCAAGATTCAATTCCCGGAACATCCAGAATTTCCAGCGCTAGCGTCGCCGTCCGGCTGCCGGATGGAATGAACACCGATCGAACCGACGGCTCGACATAGTGCCGGCCTGGTTCGGCCGTGCCGGAGAGTTGGAAGGGGACCTCCAATGGGTCATCGATCGGTCCGGTTCTGGTCAAGGTGAACACAGTCGTCAATCCAGCTCCCTCGGAGATAATTCGGGGACTCTCGATGTCCACCCGGCGCAATGCCCGACCTCGGTAATCTTGGTTCCTGATTTCCGATCCGGTGATCTCTAGAGCCGAAGCCGGATCCATTTTGAATCCGAACGCGAATGCTCCATTGGTGTAAACGCCCGGCCCGAGTTGTGTCAGCGTGTAGCGGCCGTCCGAATCCGTGATCATCCAGCGCAGAGTCCGGTTCTTTCCTTCGACGGCCAGGCCGTGCACACGGGCGCCGGCGATTGGAGTTCCGGAATCATCGGTGACCCGGCCCGCTATTTTGGCGGTGGCGGGTTGGCCGACCCGCGCCACCACGTGGGAGCGTCCCACGCCGCCTTTGCGATCGCTCACCTCTAGCTGGACTACATATTCACCCACCTCCGACCAGATCTTCTCGACCCGGTTGGACGCTAGCGCGGTGGTAGAATCATCGAAGTTCCAGTGCCAGGACAGATCGTCGCCATCGGGGTCAAC
This Verrucomicrobiales bacterium DNA region includes the following protein-coding sequences:
- a CDS encoding PKD domain-containing protein; the protein is MAFNGLLNDAREAAQAQGIDYTRFNLDVVRHTGIAGLASGSANVGNRGLQLSASGWFLLIHEIGHNFGLHHANLWDTKGSDLPIGSPPLPSDSKEFGDPFSIPVHPNGALGQPTLTGPGQSLEYGDPWDFMGSGGDHFSMPNRTELGWVDEDTIARVTQSGTYRLYASETPRLINGRFYALLIPAREHGLWVELAPTNPLYPNAGAILRWTQTDRQVGTDLLQPSVAFVNDSFERTLPLAATFSDRFRNVHVTPIQAGGSGPERWMDVVVELSPSSSNRPPVVGLRADRLQVKPGEPVVFTAGVVDPDGDDLSWHWNFDDSTTALASNRVEKIWSEVGEYVVQLEVSDRKGGVGRSHVVARVGQPATAKIAGRVTDDSGTPIAGARVHGLAVEGKNRTLRWMITDSDGRYTLTQLGPGVYTNGAFAFGFKMDPASALEITGSEIRNQDYRGRALRRVDIESPRIISEGAGLTTVFTLTRTGPIDDPLEVPFQLSGTAEPGRHYVEPSVRSVFIPSGSRTATLALEILDVPGIESWKTIQLSVDIPVQSEHRRADGRVYHRFYPGLDWEGIGGQAFWTLTDPVFVPGASATATIADDDLRLEIGEDEPSRFTLRFRGEPGTSITIEESRDLVRWVHLSTQFLPRTGISEYKLAKPKTGHRFFRLVFPTQPPP